A portion of the Chloroflexaceae bacterium genome contains these proteins:
- a CDS encoding YdcF family protein encodes MTIRQAAPRFWHNRLAIWLALLALTVSLVMVTSGWWLPAIGHWLARPTRVAPVDAIVVLGGRYPYRDQHAINLYHQGIGQEIWRTGPVELPAGRLVERARRLAQEQGVPEEAYFVLESYSTWDDGQQIAALARERQTRSVLIVTDWAHSRRALCVIGRHLAGSEVTVLYDHPHDLAITPDNWWRDAYGREAVLSELGKMGFYALRYGAAPLGC; translated from the coding sequence GTGACCATCAGACAGGCAGCGCCGCGGTTCTGGCACAACCGGCTGGCAATCTGGCTGGCGCTGCTGGCGCTCACGGTTAGCTTAGTTATGGTAACTTCAGGGTGGTGGTTGCCGGCCATCGGCCACTGGCTGGCGCGTCCAACCCGGGTGGCGCCGGTTGACGCGATTGTGGTGCTGGGCGGACGCTACCCGTACCGCGATCAGCACGCCATCAATCTGTACCACCAGGGGATCGGGCAGGAGATCTGGCGCACCGGGCCGGTGGAACTCCCGGCGGGCCGGCTGGTCGAGCGAGCGCGGCGACTGGCGCAGGAGCAGGGGGTTCCCGAGGAGGCGTATTTCGTGCTGGAGTCGTACAGCACCTGGGACGACGGCCAGCAAATCGCCGCCCTGGCCCGTGAACGGCAGACGCGCAGCGTGCTGATCGTCACCGACTGGGCCCATAGCCGGCGGGCGCTATGCGTCATCGGGCGGCACCTGGCGGGCAGCGAGGTGACAGTGCTCTACGACCATCCGCACGATCTCGCCATCACTCCCGATAACTGGTGGCGCGATGCGTATGGACGGGAAGCGGTGCTCAGCGAACTGGGCAAAATGGGCTTTTACGCCCTGCGCTACGGCGCCGCGCCGCTTGGGTGCTAG